From Channa argus isolate prfri chromosome 21, Channa argus male v1.0, whole genome shotgun sequence, one genomic window encodes:
- the zgc:193726 gene encoding uncharacterized protein zgc:193726 isoform X1, translating into MKLIALMMMMVMVSAAPSHPTDVLSSHGDQVTLVLNEEENSTRKDTINITISDFPNCLISIFRISVFQRCFLPTCGTVNIGSALQVGDEKAGSATNDPYGNGKK; encoded by the exons ATGAAGCTCATTgccctgatgatgatgatggtgatggtttCTGCTGCTCCTTCTCATCCTACAGATGTCCTTTCCAG CCATGGAGACCAGGTGACTCTCGTGCTGAATGAGGAGGAAAACTCAACCAG GAAGGACACAATTAACATCACCATTTCTGATTTTCCCAA TTGTCTCATCTCCATCTTTAGAATAAGTGTCTTCCAACGTTGCTTTCTACCTACCTGTGGGACGGTGAACATCGGCTCTGCTCTGCAGGTTGGGGATGAGAAAGCTGGCAGTGCCACCAACGACCCATATGGCAACGGGAAGAAATGA
- the zgc:193726 gene encoding uncharacterized protein zgc:193726 isoform X2, with product MKLIALMMMMVMVSAAPSHPTDVLSSHGDQVTLVLNEEENSTRKDTINITISDFPKISVFQRCFLPTCGTVNIGSALQVGDEKAGSATNDPYGNGKK from the exons ATGAAGCTCATTgccctgatgatgatgatggtgatggtttCTGCTGCTCCTTCTCATCCTACAGATGTCCTTTCCAG CCATGGAGACCAGGTGACTCTCGTGCTGAATGAGGAGGAAAACTCAACCAG GAAGGACACAATTAACATCACCATTTCTGATTTTCCCAA AATAAGTGTCTTCCAACGTTGCTTTCTACCTACCTGTGGGACGGTGAACATCGGCTCTGCTCTGCAGGTTGGGGATGAGAAAGCTGGCAGTGCCACCAACGACCCATATGGCAACGGGAAGAAATGA
- the atp6v1f gene encoding V-type proton ATPase subunit F, translating to MAGRGKLIAVIGDEDTCTGFLLGGIGELNKNRKPNFLVVEKDTSIAEIEETFKSFLTRNDIGIILINQFIAEMIRHAIDAHLQSIPAVLEIPSKEHPYDASKDSILRRAKGMFSAEDFR from the exons ATGGCCGGCCGCGGTAAGCTGATCGCTGTTATTGGGGATGAGGACACGTGCACCGGCTTCCTGCTCGGCGGAATTGGGGAACTGAACAAGAACCGAAAACCGAATTTCTTGGTGGTGGAGAAGGACACAAGCATAGCGGAGATCGAGGAAACCTTTAA GAGCTTTTTGACACGAAACGACATCGGCATCATCCTCATCAATCAGTTCATCGCAGAGATGATCCGTCACGCCATCGACGCCCACCTCCAGTCGATCCCAGCCGTGCTCGAGATCCCGTCCAAAGAGCATCCATACGACGCGTCCAAGGACTCGATCCTGCGCCGTGCCAAGGGCATGTTTTCCGCCGAAGACTTCCGATAA
- the gcc1 gene encoding GRIP and coiled-coil domain-containing protein 1 isoform X2 codes for MEKFGMNFGGGPSRKELLDTIESQKKQLVQYQTRFKDVVQAYKSLLKEKEALEASLKVLTVVQEVDLNQLGQDTVISDLPEDGSSLHSEDGVDMATSVDNTSETPRGDQSEEDLGEPGSKPSSVTMRVEVQAGSESGMVGVGALQLATVPSNVDAERRIAQLKSQLSTLTGALATVTQEKSRMEASFQADKRQLKQELEDLTDRLVTMTTQQEEELRALQQQLAESRARIITQQHEREQEQGDHVQQLRELQRILQQERDMRQEAELRLQDANATLLVTSQAIDRGAESEAHLNQVREERDTLKKKLQAAEEEQKKPDPKVDELQRELNDLKKNFQQQIHNETRKACEAEGHAHERAQAAETRVADLEQRVSELSELLGSCEKARQRDQQTAQRLRDRILQLDTENKTLALATSSRSSCDLSTDESQLDITMLKEKLEKVKKLLLLAAQRNPDQNIDALAESEVVVGGDRASVLVYQQELRQLKDEFERYKVRAQVVLKNKNTKDGCQAKELEEVRDQLAELKEKYINLRIQSDEAEARHYRELEERQQQMAAFQQSHRQELERSEALHRDELLRLEAELHKQRERTMALLDEKDQELERLRSAVVSCGNICDKTCNDEHEPGPESETDTISLALQRAAPTEPTLLLYAEQLARKDVELGALRRQKHRLEEDLHQLQARLIANAERQDEEVTELRGQLDKLIRDQSREGANMEYLKNIVYKFLTLQDASGRQQTLTAILTILHFSPQEKQHVYRLQGGTWWPSTKR; via the exons ATGGAAAAGTTTGGGATGAATTTTGGGGGTGGCCCCAGCAGGAAGGAGCTGCTGGACACCATAGAGTCCCAGAAGAAGCAGCTGGTGCAGTACCAGACCCGCTTCAAGGATGTGGTACAGGCCTACAAGAGTCTTCTAAAGGAGAAGGAGGCTCTAGAAGCCAGTCTGAAGGTCCTGACAGTGGTTCAGGAGGTGGACCTGAACCAACTGGGTCAGGACACTGTGATCTCAGATTTGCCAGAGGATGGCAGCTCTCTGCACAGTGAAGACGGTGTTGACATGGCAACATCTGTGGACAATACCAGTGAGACCCCAAGAGGGGACCAGTCAGAGGAAGATTTGGGAGAACCAGGATCCAAACCCAGCTCAGTG ACCATGAGGGTAGAGGTCCAGGCTGGCTCTGAGAGTGGCATGGTGGGGGTTGGAGCTCTACAACTGGCCACAGTTCCTTCTAATGTGGATGCAGAGCGTCGCATTGCCCAGCTAAAGAGTCAGCTGAGCACCCTCACTGGTGCCCTGGCCACAGTGACGCAGGAGAAGTCTCGAATGGAGGCGAGTTTCCAGGCCGACAAACGGCAGCTGAAGCAGGAGTTGGAGGACTTGACAGACAGACTAGTTACCATGACGacgcagcaggaggaggagctgcgagcgctgcagcagcagctcgcAGAGAGTCGTGCTCGCATCATCACGCAGCAGCACGAGAGGGAACAGGAGCAGGGAGACCATGTTCAGCAGCTCAGGGAGCTGCAAAGGATTCTGCAGCAAGAACGAGACATGCGGCAGGAGGCAGAGCTCCGCCTTCAGGATGCCAATGCTACCCTTCTGGTGACATCACAGGCCATAGACCGAGGGGCAGAGTCTGAGGCTCACCTAAACCAggtgagggaggagagagacacaCTAAAGAAGAAGTTGCAGGCTGCTgaggaggagcagaagaaaCCAGATCCAAAAGTGGACGAACTGCAGCGAGAACTGaatgacctaaaaaaaaacttccagcAACAGATCCACAATGAAACCAGGAAG gcCTGTGAGGCAGAGGGGCACGCTCATGAGCGGGCTCAGGCTGCAGAGACCAGGGTCGCAGACCTGGAGCAAAGGGTCTCCGAACTGTCTGAATTGCTGGGTTCCTGCGAGAAAGCAAGGCAGCGAGACCAGCAGACTGCTCAGAGATTACGAGACCGGATCCTCCAGCTTGACACTGAGAACAAAACGTTGGCCCTTGCCACCTCCAGCAGGTCAAGCTGTGACCTCAGCACAGACGAGTCACAGCTGGACATCACCATGCTGAAGGAGAAGCTGGAGAAGGTAAAGAAACTGCTCCTGCTGGCAGCTCAGAGGAACCCAGACCAGAACATTGATGCTCTGGCTGAGTCCGAAGTGGTGGTGGGTGGGGACAGAGCATCTGTGTTGGTATACCAACAAGAGCTGCGACAACTGAAGGACGAGTTTGAGCGCTACAAAGTGAGAGCACAGGTAGTGCTGAAGAACAAGAACACCAAAGATGGCTGCCAGGccaaggagctggaggaggtcCGGGACCAGCTGGCCGAGCTGAAGGAGAAGTACATCAACCTGCGGATCCAAAGCGATGAAGCTGAGGCCCGACACTACCGCGAGCTGGAAGAGCGGCAACAGCAGATGGCAGCATTTCAACAGAGCCACAGACAGGAGTTGGAGCGGTCAGAGGCACTGCACCGTGATGAGCTACTGCGGTTGGAGGCTGAGCTGCACAAACAGAGAGAACGGACCATGGCGCTGCTGGACGAGAAGGACCAGGAGCTGGAGAGGCTACGAAGTGCTGTGGTCAGCTGTGGCAACATCTGTGATAAGACGTGTAACGATGAACACGAGCCTGGCCCTGAAAGCGAGACTGACACCATTAGCCTTGCCCTACAGCGGGCAGCGCCCACCGAGCCCACGCTGCTGCTGTATGCTGAACAACTGGCAAGGAAAGATGTGGAGCTGGGTGCCCTAAGGCGGCAAAAACACCGGCTTGAGGAGGATCTGCACCAGCTACAAGCACGGCTCATTGCCAACGCAGAGCGGCAAGATGAAGAGGTGACAGAGCTTCGGGGACAACTAGACAAACTGATCAGAGACCAAAGCAGGGAGGGTGCCAACATGGAGTACCTGAAGAACATTGTCTACAAGTTCCTGACTTTGCAGGATGCCAGTGGCAGGCAGCAGACCCTCACAGCCATCCTCACCATCCTGCACTTCAGCCCACAAGAGAAACAGCACGTCTACAGGCTGCAGGGGGGAACTTGGTGGCCCAGTACCAAGAGGTAA
- the LOC137106986 gene encoding ADP-ribosylation factor 4, whose translation MGLTISSLFSKFFGKKQMRILMVGLDAAGKTTILYKLKLGEIVTTIPTIGFNVETVEYKNICFTVWDVGGQDKIRPLWRHYFQNTQGLIFVVDSNDRERVAESAEELSKMIQEDELKDAVLLVFANKQDLPNAMGVSELTDKLGLHSLRSRTWHVQATCATQGTGLYEGLDWLSNELSKR comes from the exons ATGGGTTTGACGATCTCGTCGCTGTTCTCGAAATTCTTTGGGAAGAAGCAGATGCGTATCCTTATGG tGGGTTTGGACGCAGCTGGAAAAACAACGATCCTGTATAAACTGAAGCTCGGAGAGATTGTCACTACCATCCCTACTATAG GTTTTAATGTGGAGACGGTCGAGtacaaaaacatctgtttcaCGGTTTGGGACGTCGGTGGTCAGGACAAGATTCGACCTCTGTGGAGACACTACTTCCAGAACACACAG GGTCTGATCTTTGTGGTCGACAGTAACGACAGAGAGCGAGTAGCAGAATCAGCCGAGGAGCTTTCCAAGATG ATCCAGGAGGATGAGCTGAAGGATGCTGTTCTTCTGGTGTTTGCTAACAAACAGGATCTGCCCAATGCAATGGGAGTCAGTGAACTCACCGACAAACTGGGACTGCACAGCCTGCGCAGCAGAACC TGGCATGTCCAGGCCACCTGTGCCACTCAGGGTACAGGCCTGTACGAGGGCCTAGACTGGCTGTCCAATGAGCTGTCGAAACGTTAG
- the lamtor4 gene encoding ragulator complex protein LAMTOR4 yields MATAAITAGLERIPDQLGYLVISEDGVLASAGELENDEHTAGVMMQMVRTACRFRLPGSADPCFKRMSVILEDFVYTVTVSGQKVFVVKRQNNQHEPINV; encoded by the exons atG GCTACTGCGGCTATCACTGCTGGTCTAGAGCGGATCCCGGATCAGCTTGGGTACCTGGTCATCAGCGAGGACGGAGTTCTGGCC TCTGCAGGTGAGCTGGAGAATGATGAACATACAGCAGGTGTAATGATGCAGATGGTTCGAACTGCGTGTCGCTTCAGGCTACCTGGATCAGCAGATCCCTGCTTCAAACGCATGTCAG TGATTTTGGAGGACTTTGTTTACACAGTCACAGTTTCTGGTCAGAAAGTGTTTGTGGTGAAACGTCAAAACAACCAACATGAACCGATCAATGTGTGA
- the gcc1 gene encoding GRIP and coiled-coil domain-containing protein 1 isoform X1 produces the protein MEKFGMNFGGGPSRKELLDTIESQKKQLVQYQTRFKDVVQAYKSLLKEKEALEASLKVLTVVQEVDLNQLGQDTVISDLPEDGSSLHSEDGVDMATSVDNTSETPRGDQSEEDLGEPGSKPSSVTMRVEVQAGSESGMVGVGALQLATVPSNVDAERRIAQLKSQLSTLTGALATVTQEKSRMEASFQADKRQLKQELEDLTDRLVTMTTQQEEELRALQQQLAESRARIITQQHEREQEQGDHVQQLRELQRILQQERDMRQEAELRLQDANATLLVTSQAIDRGAESEAHLNQVREERDTLKKKLQAAEEEQKKPDPKVDELQRELNDLKKNFQQQIHNETRKACEAEGHAHERAQAAETRVADLEQRVSELSELLGSCEKARQRDQQTAQRLRDRILQLDTENKTLALATSSRSSCDLSTDESQLDITMLKEKLEKVKKLLLLAAQRNPDQNIDALAESEVVVGGDRASVLVYQQELRQLKDEFERYKVRAQVVLKNKNTKDGCQAKELEEVRDQLAELKEKYINLRIQSDEAEARHYRELEERQQQMAAFQQSHRQELERSEALHRDELLRLEAELHKQRERTMALLDEKDQELERLRSAVVSCGNICDKTCNDEHEPGPESETDTISLALQRAAPTEPTLLLYAEQLARKDVELGALRRQKHRLEEDLHQLQARLIANAERQDEEVTELRGQLDKLIRDQSREGANMEYLKNIVYKFLTLQDASGRQQTLTAILTILHFSPQEKQHVYRLQGGTWWPSTKRSCPVPVSSGPPAGFVLIITLGWSQNKGYYLKQTSIYFIYYFHVLRFSIFSFCCRFTH, from the exons ATGGAAAAGTTTGGGATGAATTTTGGGGGTGGCCCCAGCAGGAAGGAGCTGCTGGACACCATAGAGTCCCAGAAGAAGCAGCTGGTGCAGTACCAGACCCGCTTCAAGGATGTGGTACAGGCCTACAAGAGTCTTCTAAAGGAGAAGGAGGCTCTAGAAGCCAGTCTGAAGGTCCTGACAGTGGTTCAGGAGGTGGACCTGAACCAACTGGGTCAGGACACTGTGATCTCAGATTTGCCAGAGGATGGCAGCTCTCTGCACAGTGAAGACGGTGTTGACATGGCAACATCTGTGGACAATACCAGTGAGACCCCAAGAGGGGACCAGTCAGAGGAAGATTTGGGAGAACCAGGATCCAAACCCAGCTCAGTG ACCATGAGGGTAGAGGTCCAGGCTGGCTCTGAGAGTGGCATGGTGGGGGTTGGAGCTCTACAACTGGCCACAGTTCCTTCTAATGTGGATGCAGAGCGTCGCATTGCCCAGCTAAAGAGTCAGCTGAGCACCCTCACTGGTGCCCTGGCCACAGTGACGCAGGAGAAGTCTCGAATGGAGGCGAGTTTCCAGGCCGACAAACGGCAGCTGAAGCAGGAGTTGGAGGACTTGACAGACAGACTAGTTACCATGACGacgcagcaggaggaggagctgcgagcgctgcagcagcagctcgcAGAGAGTCGTGCTCGCATCATCACGCAGCAGCACGAGAGGGAACAGGAGCAGGGAGACCATGTTCAGCAGCTCAGGGAGCTGCAAAGGATTCTGCAGCAAGAACGAGACATGCGGCAGGAGGCAGAGCTCCGCCTTCAGGATGCCAATGCTACCCTTCTGGTGACATCACAGGCCATAGACCGAGGGGCAGAGTCTGAGGCTCACCTAAACCAggtgagggaggagagagacacaCTAAAGAAGAAGTTGCAGGCTGCTgaggaggagcagaagaaaCCAGATCCAAAAGTGGACGAACTGCAGCGAGAACTGaatgacctaaaaaaaaacttccagcAACAGATCCACAATGAAACCAGGAAG gcCTGTGAGGCAGAGGGGCACGCTCATGAGCGGGCTCAGGCTGCAGAGACCAGGGTCGCAGACCTGGAGCAAAGGGTCTCCGAACTGTCTGAATTGCTGGGTTCCTGCGAGAAAGCAAGGCAGCGAGACCAGCAGACTGCTCAGAGATTACGAGACCGGATCCTCCAGCTTGACACTGAGAACAAAACGTTGGCCCTTGCCACCTCCAGCAGGTCAAGCTGTGACCTCAGCACAGACGAGTCACAGCTGGACATCACCATGCTGAAGGAGAAGCTGGAGAAGGTAAAGAAACTGCTCCTGCTGGCAGCTCAGAGGAACCCAGACCAGAACATTGATGCTCTGGCTGAGTCCGAAGTGGTGGTGGGTGGGGACAGAGCATCTGTGTTGGTATACCAACAAGAGCTGCGACAACTGAAGGACGAGTTTGAGCGCTACAAAGTGAGAGCACAGGTAGTGCTGAAGAACAAGAACACCAAAGATGGCTGCCAGGccaaggagctggaggaggtcCGGGACCAGCTGGCCGAGCTGAAGGAGAAGTACATCAACCTGCGGATCCAAAGCGATGAAGCTGAGGCCCGACACTACCGCGAGCTGGAAGAGCGGCAACAGCAGATGGCAGCATTTCAACAGAGCCACAGACAGGAGTTGGAGCGGTCAGAGGCACTGCACCGTGATGAGCTACTGCGGTTGGAGGCTGAGCTGCACAAACAGAGAGAACGGACCATGGCGCTGCTGGACGAGAAGGACCAGGAGCTGGAGAGGCTACGAAGTGCTGTGGTCAGCTGTGGCAACATCTGTGATAAGACGTGTAACGATGAACACGAGCCTGGCCCTGAAAGCGAGACTGACACCATTAGCCTTGCCCTACAGCGGGCAGCGCCCACCGAGCCCACGCTGCTGCTGTATGCTGAACAACTGGCAAGGAAAGATGTGGAGCTGGGTGCCCTAAGGCGGCAAAAACACCGGCTTGAGGAGGATCTGCACCAGCTACAAGCACGGCTCATTGCCAACGCAGAGCGGCAAGATGAAGAGGTGACAGAGCTTCGGGGACAACTAGACAAACTGATCAGAGACCAAAGCAGGGAGGGTGCCAACATGGAGTACCTGAAGAACATTGTCTACAAGTTCCTGACTTTGCAGGATGCCAGTGGCAGGCAGCAGACCCTCACAGCCATCCTCACCATCCTGCACTTCAGCCCACAAGAGAAACAGCACGTCTACAGGCTGCAGGGGGGAACTTGGTGGCCCAGTACCAAGAG ATCTTGTCCAGTCCCGGTCAGCTCTGGGCCACCTGcaggttttgttttaatcatcACACTTGGCTGGTCCCAAAATAAAGGATACTATTTGAAACAaacttctatttattttatatattattttcatgttcTAAGGTTTTCTATCTTTAGTTTCTGCTGCAGGTTTACACACTGA